DNA from Ovis aries strain OAR_USU_Benz2616 breed Rambouillet chromosome 15, ARS-UI_Ramb_v3.0, whole genome shotgun sequence:
CAAATATGTTTCTTATTTGAAGTCATTATCAGTCTGCAGACTACTCAGATTATTGCAGAGGAAACCGACAGCCTCCTGAGAATATCATTTTCATGTAAAAGCAAGCAAATTAGAAGAGTAGGATTCCAAAATGACATCTAATGATGCCTTCCAACTAAAAACCTAGAACCATACAAAATTAAGCTAAAGAGAGCCTTGCTTTGATGTGCTGTCTGAAAATTTGACAAATATGTgaaatcaaaatatgtttttcttatgaTTTGCGTACTAACTCGAGATGTGAGTTACACTGGTTCATGTAAACCAAgtagaatatttcaaaaaattgaagtgcattttgaagaaataaatacattaattatcATAATGAGAtgaaatgtattaaaatgtgaatattatGCAGATCAGTGTTTCTTTAAGCTTCATGGGGTATGAAAAGCAGATACAGACTCCAATATTCTTCAGCCCTCTGAATGTAATGAAAGCACTGCTCCTCACTTTCTAACAAAGACATGGGGTATTCTGAGTCTTCATAAACTATCGTGTTATAGTCTTTGAATGTTGAATACCATGTACAACTGaattttctctgaattttaaGGAGGATTTATAAAGTTAGCAAAGTTGTCATCCTGCAAGGCCATTTTTATGAGAACTGACCAGGCTTTCATAGACAAGTCAAAGCTAGAGAAACTGATTTGCTCTGGTgtcatggtttctttctttcaaaagtaAATCTTGAGTTAACTTCTTTGATAGAACTGCTCTATTACAAACATAATCTGTACCAGTGATATAGGGAAGAGCAAATTTTGACTGTGTATTGTAtctgtttctttcactttaatctttGCTTACCAttgcttttgttcactaaaaTGATATTGTctatacataatggcctgccatAGGGAACCCTGCCCCTCTATGAATGTTAAACCAAAATGCCTTTGTTCAGGACCCTGTCCACATGTAGATAtctacaggaaggaagaaattaacacatcactTCCCTGAGACAggccattccaggagatatttgtGAGATTAATGACCTTCTCCTTTTACTTCCtcaccttccccttctcctgcatctGTGTTATATTAAAGAATCTGGCGTCCAGACCCCAGTAAGATGTTATTTTTAGACAGTAGTCTGCCATCTTCTACAGCAGCTAGCTTCCTATATAAGGTCGTATTCCTTACTTCAACACCTAGTCTCTCAGATTTATTGATTTCTCATGTGCTGagattccctgatagcttagttggtaaagaatccgcctgcaatgcaggataccctggttcgatccctgggttggaaagagcccctggagaaggaataggctacccacttctatattcttgggcttcccttgttgctcagctggtaaagaatcgatctgcaatgcaggagacgttggttcatccctgggttgggaagatctcctggagaagggaaaggctactcactctagtaatCTGGTccagataattccatggactgactgtacagtccatagagtcccaaagagttggacaagactgaacaactttcactttcatatgtggTAAGCAGAGGGAGCTTGGATTTGGTAACACTAGGTAACATTAGGTCAAGTAAGTCTGTCACTCACAGGCTAATACTTTCCTCCATTAGGAAGAGAACTGCTGTAAATTTGCATTCAATTTCCCTGTCTGAGCTTGTAAAACACAGTCAGGCAGAAAGCCCAGATGGATATGAATTTCACAATTTcacattttgtttcctttatcaCAAGAAATCAAAGATCTTCCTGCTTGTTTTTCAAGAtttgatatattttacatatctTGCCCAGAGttagagttatttatttattagttggAATATGTTTAGTATCCACTATTTCTTTATGACATATAACATGAAGGTGGAAATTgaagtggaaaatttttcaagcctCTCTATTTTTCTGCATTCATACTCAGGGATTTGACAAGTAAGTGTGTCTACAAAAATtaagctttcattttattttgcctaTACTGTGAAACAAAGAACTTTACAAAACATTATTTCATAGTAGCATTAATTGTCTTGGTTTTCAATGCTGTGGCTAAATTTCTAATTTCTATTTAACTCATGTCCTCAAAGTTGGAAAGTCTTTCATTTTATTGAACTTTAAAATTTCTGTGGCAACAATAGAAAGTTTCTTTGCTGCATTTGTATGACCATTGTtatcatataatttatttcatgtttattatgtgcttttaaaataacttactagtgatttgtatatattattatattaaaaactcactatagtattataaaataatgatcatattaaaataagagataattattcaaatatttgaataacAACAAGCattgtcttaaattttttaatggagTACCTGGTTTAATCCTCAAAAATACGGAGAATTAGCTCTTTTCACTATTCCAGTTTcatggataaggaaactgagtcaaTGAGAGATTAAATGACATACCCAAATATTTTGAGCTATTAAGCGACAGAGTTGAGATTCAATCCTAGACAGTTTAACCCTAGGGCCATTGATGTTAATCATATATCCGTTACTTCCCAATGGTAGTAATGTTATATTTTAGAGTCATGAGAAATGAGGCCCAAAAGAGCCTGCACATCTTAGACAATTACCAGTAAAGACTTTTCAACTCAGGCCTTTCTGATGTTGAAGCTTGTACTCTCAAAAAGACCAATTGCTTTTTAATTGGAATAATCAGGGACACAGTAACtgaaaaactcagcattggcAGGTCCAAAGAACTTCCAATCACAACAGTCTTTGGCCCATTACAAAACTTGTTTGGCAGTGACATGGTTAAAAGCAATTGCTTCCCCAAAGCCTAGAGTGTTCATCAAGGGAGAAAATTCAGGAATGTACCCAGGAGAGGGGTGGGAAATGTTCTCAGATCTTATCTCCTTCTGGGTAAGTAAACAATCTATGGGGTTTGgagtggaaagaaggaaaaaaaccaatTTGCCAAGTTTCCTTATTAGTGCTAGTTTAAGGACTTGTTAATATGTTTTGAATTAAGACCCTGGAAAAGGATATTATGTTGAAGATTTAGAGGAAGAAAAGGGGCTCTTCATCTTCAGATACTATCAAGAGCTATTGGATAGGTTTTCTAAAGAATCTCTCAAAAGTGTTGTCATAACAGATAGAACTAATTAAATGGCAAGTAGGAGCTGGTAACTTATTTTCAAAAGCCCCCACTGTCTTAAATACAGCCTGATATGTGTGTACCTGAATTTCTAGGCAGATGGATTCTATGCTCCTTAAGGGAGATAAGCTTAAGTGAGGAAAAGTTTAAGGAACAGAATGGTATGGGGATTGCTGGTTTGTGAAGACAGTTTGAAAAGATGGTTTATTTCTCCTTGCAAGATGGAAGTGAACAAAAAGATGTGAATTGATAAGCCTAAAGTGATCAACATTAATTGGAATTTTGTCTAAATCTCTGAAGAATCAGCATTGAAAAGTGCCTTGGATTTTGAATATGGTAAGTAAATTTTCTAAGTTAAAGGATGGACAATATTCACAGTTattatttactttctaaatattttataggcTACTAGGAACTCTTCTATCCACTGTCTTAGTTTATCTTCAAGTAAAACTATCAGATTGACACACTATGAGAATTAGTACAATTCACCCGTTTCCATTCTTTAGATGATGGGAGAAGTGAAATTAGCAtagtatatgtgagtgtgtgtatacagTGTGAGAGGAGAATCCTTTATGAACGCAAAGTCTATTCTCTGATTATTCCCTATTACTATCATGGCAGAATATTCTCTCTCAATGCTGTTGATCTGAATTCTAACGTGCCTAAGGATTCTATGGtcattccctgtggctcagctggtaaagaatctgcctgtgatgctgCAGACCCAGTCCCTGGGACGGGaaagtgccctggagaagggaaaggctaccaacttcagtattctggcctggagaattccatgaactgtataggccatggggtcgcaaagagtcagacatgactgagcaagattttcattttaatgtgcctgcagaagaaaataaatattggtgTTAGAAAATCCAGTGTGGCTTCCCACTTTGTATCTTGATGCCACAGGTTTTCTCCTAGTTGGAAATCTGTGGACAAAACAAAAGGAGGAATTCCTATAAGGAAGAAGCTCACAGTGCATCCTTAACTCTTACGGAAACAGCTCTTGTTAAGTCCAAGTTTTATTGAAgttgctttgtttgtttatttatttagtgttttattGCTGGAGCCTGAACCAGAGGCAGGTATCCAGACTTTTCAACCATATTATTCTGCCTCTTACAATGAAATCCCTTCACTtagcaaatacattttaaaaaaattaaaacaagaaaaatcatcACATACACacgaatacacacacacagacaaaactTTCCCTCTTCTAGGCAGTCAATTTAGtacaaaacataaaaagtaataatacaCACTACATATATGTGCATCTCAATGTCTTCTTTCAGAGCTCCATTTCCTCAAAGACTAAGTAAGTGAAATAATGCCAGGAACCCTGAATCTGCTTATTTTAGAGACATTCATTGTACTTTTACCTATACATGTAAAACCTGTGAGTAAAGCAAAGGGTCTTTCAGTCTGttaaagaaatgttaaagatTCTTCTCTAACTTTGAAGAAACCCCGGGGTGAAGATAGGATGAGAATTCAGTAACTGACTAGAAATTTCATAAATCTGTAtgtaaaaaggataaaaaagCATGTCCACGTTCCTACAGCAACAGAATTTAGTGGACAGATTACCTTATTAACAATGTGATACTtttcaaacagattctttacctagtGAACCATCCGGGAAGtcctgaaaaattttttttttaaaacagtatccTTATTTATTATAATCTCTACATGTTTCTTTAATCTGTAATGATCTATGGTAAACTCATTTGGTACATCCTACTAAAACACTCTGAGTTTGTGGCTGTCTTTTTTGATCCCATCTCAGAGTTTAGCCCTAAGATGCaaggtttctttctttgtctgagtGTTCCTTTTCTCTTAACTCATGCCTTTTGATTTTCCCCCACTTTTTTGTTTTAGTGGGACTTCAAGCGCACTGCACTCATCTGTTTACTAAACAATACTATTTCTAAGAATGTCCCACAGTGACTCTCTGACTTTGGTTtgcatcagaattacctggagaATTGGTTAAAGCACCTTAATTCTGGGCTTCTTCCTGAGAAACCATCATTCAGTAGCCTTGGGTGGGACctaataatttttacttattaCAGTTTCTCATGCAGCTGATACCACTAACCCAGGGTCCACACTTTCAGAGCCATTTGCTATATATTCAGCACAGAAGATAATACCACCCTGATCACTGAAGTCCCAGCAAATGGAATACAGTTTTCTTAAGTGATGGTATTGGTTCTAGAAGATTCGCCTAACTCTCTTATTTCTGTTGCAATTACATCTATCGTAGATATCTACCTCCTAGTTAACCTGTGTGCTAGTAACATAAGGTATTCCTTGATACATCTGCAtaggacaggaaagactggcatgctgcaatccacggggccacaaagagtaggacatgactgagtaactaaacaacaacaacaacaacccaaccACTTAATCACAGACACAAAAATCTCCaacttttttgttccttttcatccTTCTGCTTTCTTCAATTGCCCCCTCCTCAGAGAACTTCAACCTAATCTGGAAGTCTAAAGTAAcacccccttctctttccacattgttttatcttcttcacatatttgaaataatattgaCTCATGCATCTCTTTTTAttgagattttattattttttttcatcattcTATTTCCTGAATCTTGAACATTGCCTCAGACAGTTTGATTACTGACTGAAAATGAAGGCATCTCATCTGGTGGTAAGAAAGTAGGTTACAGCAGACAAACCTGAAGGGGCCATTATGaaggaactttaaaaaaacagGAATTCATGAGAGTGTTTAGTTTACTTTGATTTAAAGGTAAGATTTGTGAGTACCTCAAGTCTGTTTGACTGGCATTTGTCTTCCAAGCAACAATATTCAGGGTAAAAAGCACTGAGTCAGAGAGAATCACTTCCAGTCCTGGATCctccttttacttatttatttttaaaataattatatttattcctttatggctgtgttgggcctttgttgctgcatgggatttttctagttgcagcaaactGGGGatactctccagctgcagtgtgcaggcttcacgccacagcagcttctcttgctgtagggcacgggctctagagcaggctggcttcagtagctgcagtatgtgggctcagtaattgtgactCCTGGTCTCTAGActacaggctcaggagttgtggtgcatggacctagttgctccatagcatgtggcaacttcctggaccaggaatcaaaaacctgtgtcccctgcattggcagatggactctttacccctgagccatgaggaaagccTCCCTCCTTTTATTATCTATGTAAACTTAGGAAAGTTAAGTATTTGAATTCTTCATGATTAAGTTGCTTTGTCTGGAAAAACTGATTTGCTACATTCTGAAGTTTGAATTGCTTTAAAATGGTATATATGAAAATGTTCTGTAAAGTACTTTAAATGAAGTAAAAAGGTAATGAACTACATATTTTTacccaaagaagaaaaagtgaaagaattcaCAAATATGCAGACCTTTTCAAAGAGAGAGTAATACTGGATTGCATTTCTCCTGGcatataaaatgaaatgtgataaaggaaaaataccaataccatctgaaaaaaaaagaatctgagtaTAAGATTTAGTAAGATTGCTCAAAATTAAATTACCCTTCATTGTGATTCTTTAATGTTTTGTATTTCTGGAAAACTGCAGTAATCTCCCTTTGTTTATGATtaggaaggaaagtgaaaaaactttCGAATTGAATTCTCTTTCACTGTAATCTCAAAAAGGAACTCATAATGGGCAAAGTATAGAAAGGTGGTTCAGATGGCACGGAGTGACAAAATGGCCAAAATTCAAGGGAgagaacacagagaaaacaaaagatctACTCTCAGATTTTTGTCCTCCTCCAGAAATTACTTTTTAAGTGGAGCTAAAATCTGATTTCTTGGCAAACAAatgtctttttctagttcctaTAATTTCATAAATATAATGCTGAATAGTTACTGATGATCTTTAAAGTGTCTGCTCAATATGCAATGAGTTaggaatcattttatttataaattatacttaTGCATATAAGACAGTGAATCATAGGCATTAGACAATGAATCATATTTTGATAAATGCCCATAACTTGGCATTTTAGATTGCATGTAGAAAGGCTTCATTTGTGTGCTCACACGGGTGTGTTAATGTGTTAAAGGAAACCATGTTTTAGTATGTATGAAAGTATCTCTCTGCAAAATTCTCCTGTTCACCTTATTAAAGAAGTACTTACTGGAAAGTATTCGAAGGAGATCCTGACAAGGAGTGAGGAAAACTGAACTCTGCTTTTAGATCAGACACACTGACTACACTGGATCCTGGATTTAATTTCCCAGTATGTATAATGTAGAGTTAGAATCAATATGGTCTCACTCCCTTTTAAGAACCATGATTCAAACTCTGATTTAGGGTTAAATTTTGTTGTGTGGCTCCAGAGCCAATCTTACTACATATGCATGATTTCTTCTAATAATTCAaactcacttttgtttttttaagggtTTCTGATCTATGAACTAGGAGGAatacttagaaaaattaaaaggctGTAATTATCACAGAATCATTTTGGGGAATCTTTTCAATGTATTAATTTATAGAACCGGTTCTGACCCAGTAATCTTTTAATTCTAGGACGTGTGATTGTGCTTTTGGAGTTCCACCCCTCAGGTCACCATGGCAGACTCCAACCACACTGGCACCTCCTTCTTCCTCACAGGTCTGCCAGGCCTTGAAGCTGTGCACAGGTGGCTCTCCATTCCTCTGTGTGCCATGTATGTGGCTGCTCTGGCAGGAAACAGCCTGATCCTGTGGGTGGTGAGGTCAGAGCCCTCCCTGCACCAGCCCATGTACTACTTCCTGTCCATGTTGGCTATGACTGACCTGGGGCTGTCTGCCTCCACCCTGCCCACCATGCTCTCCATCTACATACTGGGAGTCAGGGAGGTGGCCCTGGATGTGTGTCTGGCCCAGCTCTTCTTCATCCACACCTTCTCAATCATGGAGTCCTCTGTGCTGCTGGCCATGGCTTTTGACCGTTTGGTAGCCATCAGCAAGCCTCTGCACTATGGTACCATGCTCACGAGCCCCAGGATTGCCAGGCTGGGCCTAGCCATTGTGGTACGCAGCATCGGCCTCCACATCCCAGCCCCCATCATGCTGAAGCAGCTGCCTTACTGCAGGACTCGCCTGCTGTCCCACTCCTACTGCCTGCACCCAGACGTCATGAAGCTGGCCTGTGCTGACACCCACATCAACAGCGTCTACGGTCTCTTTGTGGTGCTGTCCACACTGGGGGTGGACTCTGTGCTCATTGTCCTGTCCTATGGGCTCATCCTCCAGACAGTGTTGTCCATTGCATCCAAGGCCGAGCGCCTCAAAGCCCTCAACACTTGTGTCTCCCACATCTGTGCTGTGCTGCTCTTCTACACACCTATGATTGGCCTGTCCATGATCCACAGATTTGGCAGACGAGCCTCCCCTTCCAGCCATGTGCTGCTCTCTTATCTGCACTTTCTCACACCTCCAGTGCTCAACCCAGTGGTTTATACCATTAAGACCAGGCAGATCCGACTGAGGATGCTGCACCTCTTCCGCTCAGATGGGACCAACATCAGAGATGCTCAGGATCGTTAAGTCTTTGGTAGAGAGGGAAAAAGCATGCAAGACTCCATCATAGTTTTCTAATGAGCCACTGAACATAAAGTAAGTCCCATAATGAGGAGAAGACAGGGATGAGACACACAACGACTTCCATAGAAAGTTCTCAGTCATGGGAAGAAATAACCACACCAGTGACTTGTTTTTCATTAAACAAAGTCCAGCCTCTGTTTTAGAAGAAAAGTT
Protein-coding regions in this window:
- the LOC101109827 gene encoding olfactory receptor 51G2-like, which codes for MADSNHTGTSFFLTGLPGLEAVHRWLSIPLCAMYVAALAGNSLILWVVRSEPSLHQPMYYFLSMLAMTDLGLSASTLPTMLSIYILGVREVALDVCLAQLFFIHTFSIMESSVLLAMAFDRLVAISKPLHYGTMLTSPRIARLGLAIVVRSIGLHIPAPIMLKQLPYCRTRLLSHSYCLHPDVMKLACADTHINSVYGLFVVLSTLGVDSVLIVLSYGLILQTVLSIASKAERLKALNTCVSHICAVLLFYTPMIGLSMIHRFGRRASPSSHVLLSYLHFLTPPVLNPVVYTIKTRQIRLRMLHLFRSDGTNIRDAQDR